TCCACCAGAGGAACAAAGAGAGGGCAAGCTTTTTGAAAAACCTCAATACCCTTAGACCTCAAAAGCCTACCATAGGCATCACTTGACACAGTAGCCTTTGTTCCTATAACTCCAACCCTTCTATTTTTTGTAGTATCAAGTGCATGCTTGACTCCTGGCTCTATCACTCCAAAAACAGGAATTGAAAAATTCTCTCGCAGAACATCCAGTGCGTAGGAGCTTGCGGTATTGCAGGCAATTATAAGCAGGTCCACACCCTCAGAAAGCAAAAACTCTGCACCCTCTAAGCTGTATCTTATAACAGTTTGTGCGGATTTGTTGCCATAGGGGACCCTTGCGGTATCTCCAAGGTAAACAAAGTCAACCTCTGGATACTTATCTCTTAGAGC
Above is a window of Aquificaceae bacterium DNA encoding:
- the murI gene encoding glutamate racemase, yielding MKIGLFDSGVGGLTVLKALRDKYPEVDFVYLGDTARVPYGNKSAQTVIRYSLEGAEFLLSEGVDLLIIACNTASSYALDVLRENFSIPVFGVIEPGVKHALDTTKNRRVGVIGTKATVSSDAYGRLLRSKGIEVFQKACPLFVPLVEEGILNGDIAQRVVEYYLTELKDKDIDTLILACTHYPLLKPVIEEFMGESVKVIDSAESTALEIMPFVERSGSSSLSLYFTDHSPNLNFLIELILGEPIDYKLLTLPCKA